A single Actinomadura algeriensis DNA region contains:
- the menD gene encoding 2-succinyl-5-enolpyruvyl-6-hydroxy-3-cyclohexene-1-carboxylic-acid synthase produces MNPATALATVLVDELLRCGMTDAVLAPGSRSAPLALAMHAAEKAGRLRLHVRIDERSASFLGLGLAKRSGRPVALVCTSGTAAANFHPAVIEAGQSGVPLIVITADRPPELRDTGANQTIDQVKLYGTAVRWSTEVGAPENRPGMVAYWRSLVSRAWGLAQAPVRGPVHLNASFREPLIPDGDESWCEPLDGDASGAWTKVRAATPGSVLHVPPTRRGVLVVGDGAVNVKRYVAAASMAGWPVLSEPNGNARYGDHALTSYHFLLGIPEFVERHRPEVVVTLGKPGLSRPLLSLLRRAEEHIVLAPDLANWPDPVRSATQVAPEVEIPVVSGDDAWLKSWRAADRAAAAAVDAVLDAVPEVNEPRLARDLVAALPGGSLLFAAASMPIRDLDQVMRPRRGIRVMASRGASGIDGLVSTAMGAALAHSGRSYALLGDLAFLHDQNGLVVGPHDPRPDLAIVVVNNQGGGIFSLLPQAVLQDPFERVFGTPHRVDVESIAAAQGVPYRRLENPADLPKAITGDGLRIVEARTDRDANAVLHGQMRKAAYAAVGEVLEL; encoded by the coding sequence GTGAATCCGGCGACCGCGCTGGCGACGGTGCTGGTGGACGAGCTGCTGCGCTGCGGGATGACCGACGCGGTGCTGGCGCCGGGGTCGCGGTCGGCGCCGCTGGCGCTGGCGATGCACGCGGCGGAGAAGGCGGGCCGGCTGCGGCTGCACGTGCGGATCGACGAGCGGTCGGCGTCGTTCCTGGGATTGGGGCTGGCGAAGCGGTCGGGGCGCCCGGTGGCGCTGGTGTGCACGTCGGGGACGGCGGCGGCGAACTTCCATCCGGCGGTGATCGAGGCGGGCCAGTCGGGCGTGCCGTTGATCGTGATCACCGCGGATCGTCCGCCGGAGCTGCGCGACACGGGCGCGAACCAGACGATCGACCAGGTGAAGCTGTACGGGACGGCGGTGCGGTGGAGCACCGAGGTGGGGGCGCCGGAGAACCGCCCGGGGATGGTGGCGTACTGGCGTTCGCTGGTGAGCCGGGCGTGGGGGCTGGCGCAGGCGCCGGTGCGGGGTCCGGTGCATCTGAACGCGTCGTTCCGGGAGCCGCTGATCCCCGACGGTGACGAGTCGTGGTGCGAGCCGCTGGACGGTGACGCCTCGGGCGCGTGGACGAAGGTGCGGGCGGCGACGCCGGGTTCGGTGCTGCACGTGCCGCCGACGCGGCGCGGGGTGCTGGTCGTCGGGGACGGCGCGGTGAACGTCAAGCGGTACGTGGCGGCGGCGTCGATGGCGGGCTGGCCGGTGCTGTCGGAGCCGAACGGCAACGCCCGTTACGGTGATCACGCGCTGACGTCGTACCACTTCCTGCTGGGCATCCCGGAGTTCGTGGAGCGGCATCGCCCGGAGGTGGTGGTGACGCTGGGCAAGCCGGGACTGTCGCGGCCTCTGCTGTCGTTGCTGCGGCGCGCCGAGGAGCACATCGTGCTGGCGCCCGACCTGGCGAACTGGCCGGATCCGGTGCGGTCGGCGACGCAGGTGGCGCCGGAGGTGGAGATTCCGGTGGTGTCGGGCGACGACGCGTGGTTGAAGTCGTGGCGGGCCGCCGACCGGGCGGCGGCCGCGGCGGTGGACGCGGTGCTGGACGCCGTCCCGGAGGTGAACGAGCCGCGGCTGGCGCGCGATCTGGTGGCGGCGCTGCCGGGCGGGTCGCTGCTGTTCGCGGCGGCGAGCATGCCGATCCGTGACCTGGATCAGGTGATGCGGCCGCGGCGCGGCATCCGGGTGATGGCGAGCCGGGGCGCGTCGGGGATCGACGGGCTGGTCTCGACGGCGATGGGGGCGGCGCTGGCGCACAGCGGCCGGTCGTACGCGCTGCTGGGCGATCTGGCGTTCCTGCACGACCAGAACGGGCTGGTGGTGGGGCCGCACGATCCGCGTCCGGATCTGGCGATCGTGGTGGTGAACAACCAGGGCGGGGGGATCTTCTCGCTGCTGCCGCAGGCGGTGCTGCAGGACCCGTTCGAGCGGGTGTTCGGCACTCCGCACCGGGTGGACGTGGAGTCGATCGCCGCGGCGCAGGGCGTCCCGTACCGGCGGCTGGAGAACCCGGCGGACCTGCCGAAGGCGATCACGGGGGACGGGCTGCGGATCGTGGAGGCGCGCACCGACCGGGACGCGAACGCCGTCCTGCACGGGCAGATGCGCAAGGCGGCGTACGCGGCCGTCGGCGAGGTGCTGGAGCTTTAG
- a CDS encoding o-succinylbenzoate synthase, which produces MRVYSIPMRARFRGITRREGALIQGPAGWGEFSPFAEYGPAECARWLAAAREAADEGWPAPVRDRVPVNATIPAVDAGRAHAMASAAAEAGCRTAKVKVAERGQDDADDLERVEAVRSALGPDGRIRVDANGGWDVDHAARMIRSLDRWELEYAEQPCATLAELADVRRRVDVPIAADESIRRAEDPLKVQAAGAADVAVLKVQPLGGVRAALRVAEACGLPVVVSSAVETSVGLAAGVALAAALPELPYACGLGTLSLLEGDVVDDPLRPSGGAIAVRRPVVDEAALARFEAPAEGWRRRAEEARAHLGGGA; this is translated from the coding sequence GTGCGGGTCTACTCCATCCCGATGCGGGCGCGGTTCCGCGGCATCACGCGCCGGGAGGGCGCCCTGATCCAGGGTCCGGCCGGCTGGGGGGAGTTCTCGCCGTTCGCCGAGTACGGCCCCGCCGAGTGCGCCCGCTGGCTGGCCGCCGCGCGGGAGGCCGCCGACGAGGGGTGGCCCGCGCCGGTCCGTGACCGGGTGCCGGTGAACGCGACGATCCCGGCGGTGGACGCGGGCCGGGCGCACGCGATGGCGTCCGCGGCGGCCGAGGCCGGGTGCCGGACCGCGAAGGTGAAGGTGGCCGAGCGCGGCCAGGACGACGCCGACGATCTCGAGCGGGTCGAGGCCGTCCGGTCCGCGCTGGGGCCGGACGGGCGGATCCGGGTGGACGCCAACGGCGGCTGGGACGTCGACCACGCGGCGCGGATGATCCGTTCGCTGGACCGGTGGGAGCTGGAGTACGCCGAGCAGCCGTGCGCGACGCTGGCGGAGCTGGCGGACGTGCGGCGGCGGGTGGACGTGCCGATCGCGGCGGACGAGTCGATCCGCCGCGCGGAGGATCCGCTGAAGGTGCAGGCGGCGGGCGCCGCGGACGTCGCGGTGCTGAAGGTGCAGCCGCTGGGCGGGGTCCGGGCGGCGCTGCGGGTGGCGGAGGCGTGCGGGCTGCCGGTGGTGGTGTCGAGCGCGGTGGAGACGTCGGTGGGGCTGGCGGCGGGCGTGGCGCTCGCGGCGGCGCTGCCGGAGCTGCCGTACGCGTGCGGGCTGGGCACGCTGTCGCTGCTGGAGGGCGATGTGGTGGACGATCCGCTGCGCCCGTCCGGCGGGGCGATCGCGGTGCGGCGTCCCGTGGTGGACGAGGCGGCGCTGGCGCGGTTCGAGGCGCCGGCGGAAGGGTGGCGGCGGCGCGCCGAGGAGGCGCGGGCCCATCTGGGGGGTGGCGCGTGA